The genomic interval TCGAAGTTCTTCATCATTTCTAAGATGCAAGATAGTCCTCCGTTTGCAAGCAAGGAACTTCCTCGAAGGATTATATATGGCCTTGACAAGAGGTGAAATAAATCCTGTTTCAAGGATCAAAGAGACAATCATAATGGTGAAGCTTTCATCGTTCATGACCTGCATTCGGTGTAATTATTTCCACTGAATAAGCAaacattaaacaaaaaaaagtagTAATAAAAGAAGCAACAACTGCCCATTTCGTTTGAGTTTCATTATGATTTAGTAAACTCTTTGATGGAAAGCATCCTATCTGataatataatccaaaaagATTTTGAACAATAGGGAAGTTTACTTACATTGTGTACTTTCCAGCTAATCAAGATTACAAGTTCAATAGTGCCTTTGCAGTTCATAATAAGACCGAGAGTGAGTGCATCTCGAAATGGCATCCTACAGAGAAGGGGAGGCAGTATGCTCCCCACAACCTTTCCAAAGAGTGACACAAGAACAACCAGGTGAATAACACCCACATTCTCCAAATTCTGTATAGAGAAAACATTCATTCttaatccacaagcagtgaagaaTACTGGCATGAGCAATACTGATCCAAAGCAATCTAGCGTATCTGATAGTGCAGCTCCTAAGGGTGGACCATCTGGAATGACCAAACCCAGAAAAAATGATGTGAAAAGAGCGGTTAGACCAGTAACCTCACCCAAGAGTCCACAAATCAGCAATGCTACAAAAACTGCAAATATATAAATTTCCTTCACAGGTCTGCCTTCTGGGCTATTTTGAACTATCCAAAGAGCTCCTGGACGTATTCCAAACACGATAATAGACATAAGTAGaccatttgagagaaaaaaaccaACTAAAGTTTCTGGTGACATTTCCTCAAGCGATGTTACGGTATAATTAAAAGACATGACAGACCAATAGCATATTTCAGACACCATAGAAGAAGAACAAGCCAGACGACCAATCTCTGAGTTAAGAATCTCAAACTCGTCAAGAAAGCAAGCAACCACAGGAAAAGAAGTCATGGACAGTAGCATCACCACATGAGGTAGCACATTCGACATCTCTTTGTCCAATGAGAGATTATGCTTGAGAGCAAAGGTAGTGAGTCTAGCTAGTGCATTAGGAAGAACAAAGCTTAAAATTCCAACAGCCAATGCCTTTTTGCCCGATTTCATTATGACCATTGGGTCCATCTTCACTCCAATTTGGAAGATACAAATCATGAgaccaaaaatagaaaaagtttctAATACATTTATTCCACTCAATGGGAAAACTCTGCTTGCAAATACTGAGTAGGAGCCAAGAACCGAAGGTCCCAATATCATCCCAGCCTGATGAAAACAAAACCATTTAGCTTCATATCTCATAACTTAATatctcaaaaaaagaaaagaaaaaaaaaaagataacaaaAGCAGGCAGAGTTATAAATAATAGTTTTCCTCTTAACGACTCAACAACTTCCAAAGTGCAGTATTTGTATGATCAAAACACCTCTGACAACCAGAGATTGAGGTATGAAGTCACCATTGTCAAGTACAACTTGAAGGCACAACAGACAATCCACATTTTGTATCCAaccattgttattttttaataagtGACATTATAACACTCCTCACAGCTTAACAGTCAGCCAAACATTGGTAGCTTCGAATGCAATGCACAAAGGTAAGCAACCCATGTGAAACTATCCTCTATTTAGATAAAATTTCCCAACAAGAAACTACATAAACAATCATAAAAGTAGACAAGACCCATTACAGGAATCAATCGACAACACTAAATAATCATCAGAACGAGCAACAATCAGGGCCAAAACTACATACTAAGAAACATTCGATACAAAAGAAGACAGAGAGGGAGAGAAAGAGAGTTACAAGAATCTGGGAAACAAAGGAGGGTTGAGCAAAGCGCTTGAGAAGGAAAGAGAGAAAGCGAGTTAAAATGGAGGCAAGGGAAAGCTGCAAGAGGAGGAGAGGAAGGGAATAAGAAAGAGGGTTGTCTCCGGACCAAAGGCCTTTGGAGTTGATTCGATTGGAAGGTTGACAGATAAAATGACTGCCCAGTTCCATCTGCATTTCCATGGCGGATTGGTGGGTTGGCGGAAGATTGAGAGAAGATTCTTGATTTGGGGAGATTGGGTTGGAGTTAGAGGTTGGGAAGAAGGAAACTGTGAAATGCCATGGAATTGGAAGAAGGGAGAAGAATGGAGATGGATGGAGGAGGAAATGAGAGGGAGTTCCATGTAATTCGTAGAGAAGTTTGAGCAAATCAAACCTTTCCCATCTTTTGCATTCAAGAATTAAATCATCAAATCCTATGTATGCAATTATGCATTGCTCACCAAAAAACCAGGAAAAACAAGAAACTGTTCTgttataaaaacatttttatcgACATCCGAATTACTCGAAAtcctattatttataaaagaaatgacaaaagataaaaacatgAGTAACgaaatttcaattatatgtaagGGAAAATTATATGGATGTCCCCTTTCGAGGGTCAAATGAAATGTGgcacaaaattcaaaaacacTCTGAATTTAGCCTTTTACTTAGGTTAACAGCAtgtgaatatattattttgacccCAAAACGTACGCAAGGGTTAGATACACTCAAATTTCTCACTCTTTCCTCTCGTTCTAGACTCATTCCTCTCGCTCCTTCCTCTCGTTTCTTCACATTACTCTCCCTCATTTTCaattcattttctctattttcgcTCTCTCTTCTTGATCTCACTCTCTTTTCTTGATCTCGTGCATTGGTCTCGTTCTCATCTTTGATTCCATAAGAAAGCCAAAGAAACCATTCATCGACGGTAGCAAAGCGATTGCCACTGGGTGGTGACAGAAGCAAAAGGCCAAAAAGTATTTGTTTTCAAATCTAGGTCAAATTTCATTTGGGcctcttattttgagttatctATGTCATTTTTCCTATATGTAATTGATGACGGAAAATTAGGTGtcaattactcgacaactaaaattccgtggacgcaatatgcgatgcatgttcttgaAGTATACGTTGATTgtcatgtgtcgatggtcatgcgttggaatgactatgcgttaacaaatgtatgcgatgaccatgcgtcttgtcacaagttttcttacgctcacgccaagtatagtgcgaacgcaagtttctcgggtgaaccgaggtcgaactcagggacttgtagc from Benincasa hispida cultivar B227 chromosome 10, ASM972705v1, whole genome shotgun sequence carries:
- the LOC120087944 gene encoding cation/H(+) antiporter 15-like isoform X1 encodes the protein MEMQMELGSHFICQPSNRINSKGLWSGDNPLSYSLPLLLLQLSLASILTRFLSFLLKRFAQPSFVSQILAGMILGPSVLGSYSVFASRVFPLSGINVLETFSIFGLMICIFQIGVKMDPMVIMKSGKKALAVGILSFVLPNALARLTTFALKHNLSLDKEMSNVLPHVVMLLSMTSFPVVACFLDEFEILNSEIGRLACSSSMVSEICYWSVMSFNYTVTSLEEMSPETLVGFFLSNGLLMSIIVFGIRPGALWIVQNSPEGRPVKEIYIFAVFVALLICGLLGEVTGLTALFTSFFLGLVIPDGPPLGAALSDTLDCFGSVLLMPVFFTACGLRMNVFSIQNLENVGVIHLVVLVSLFGKVVGSILPPLLCRMPFRDALTLGLIMNCKGTIELVILISWKVHNVMNDESFTIMIVSLILETGFISPLVKAIYNPSRKFLACKRRTILHLRNDEELRILACIHGLENAQAILDLILVSNPTHQSPINLIVLHLIKLVGRSSPLLIAHQPRERSFSYKTLSEQIFSAFRKLAKHFGDRIIINCYKGISPYTTMYNDVCSLALDKRTIFIIIPFHRQGMVGEGLKSSHAIRQLNKNVLDKAPCTVGVLIDNGTIRSSHNFSHLALHRVVVLFFGGADDREALAFAARVSEQDRILVTLFHFSSSKEIVGTTARSKMLDTKFSSEFKLKASQNNRISCQDKVVMDCRDLICVLKSLENAYDLVMVGRRHAESWLMSDVRQWNKWQGDLGAVGDFLASFDHESGTSILVVQQQTRLWGLRDPEESMHLRRVKI
- the LOC120087944 gene encoding cation/H(+) antiporter 15-like isoform X2, whose amino-acid sequence is MQKMGKAGMILGPSVLGSYSVFASRVFPLSGINVLETFSIFGLMICIFQIGVKMDPMVIMKSGKKALAVGILSFVLPNALARLTTFALKHNLSLDKEMSNVLPHVVMLLSMTSFPVVACFLDEFEILNSEIGRLACSSSMVSEICYWSVMSFNYTVTSLEEMSPETLVGFFLSNGLLMSIIVFGIRPGALWIVQNSPEGRPVKEIYIFAVFVALLICGLLGEVTGLTALFTSFFLGLVIPDGPPLGAALSDTLDCFGSVLLMPVFFTACGLRMNVFSIQNLENVGVIHLVVLVSLFGKVVGSILPPLLCRMPFRDALTLGLIMNCKGTIELVILISWKVHNVMNDESFTIMIVSLILETGFISPLVKAIYNPSRKFLACKRRTILHLRNDEELRILACIHGLENAQAILDLILVSNPTHQSPINLIVLHLIKLVGRSSPLLIAHQPRERSFSYKTLSEQIFSAFRKLAKHFGDRIIINCYKGISPYTTMYNDVCSLALDKRTIFIIIPFHRQGMVGEGLKSSHAIRQLNKNVLDKAPCTVGVLIDNGTIRSSHNFSHLALHRVVVLFFGGADDREALAFAARVSEQDRILVTLFHFSSSKEIVGTTARSKMLDTKFSSEFKLKASQNNRISCQDKVVMDCRDLICVLKSLENAYDLVMVGRRHAESWLMSDVRQWNKWQGDLGAVGDFLASFDHESGTSILVVQQQTRLWGLRDPEESMHLRRVKI